A window of the Tunturibacter empetritectus genome harbors these coding sequences:
- a CDS encoding ABC transporter permease: protein MNKLEFSSLYQLTMMRFRLFLREPEAIFWIFIFPILLAAGLGIAFRNRPPEVLQVGATTLQLTQALNADKGLTSTTMDEAAGTQALATGRILLLAVQRPDTTVYQYDSTNPDARTAKLLADRAIQTAAGRHDALPTKEELVHETGSRYIDFVVPGLLGMNLMGSAMWGMGFAIVDARQKKLLKRLVASPMPRWQYLASFLLSRLVMLVIEVAAFLGFSRLVFGVPFRGSITQLALLCMLTSLAFSALGLLTASRAKTIEAVSGLMNFVMFPMWIFSGVFFSSTRFPAVVQPLIRALPLTAAIDAMRGNMLQGMSLQQLIAPVAILLAWLIIPFAISLLIFRWR, encoded by the coding sequence ATGAATAAGCTGGAGTTCAGCAGCCTCTATCAACTCACGATGATGCGCTTCCGCCTCTTCCTTCGCGAGCCCGAAGCCATCTTCTGGATCTTCATCTTCCCCATCCTGCTCGCCGCCGGCCTTGGCATCGCCTTTCGCAACCGCCCGCCGGAGGTCCTTCAGGTAGGCGCGACCACGCTGCAACTCACCCAGGCACTCAACGCCGACAAAGGACTGACCTCCACAACGATGGATGAAGCAGCAGGCACGCAGGCGTTAGCGACGGGACGCATTCTGCTCCTCGCAGTTCAGAGGCCGGACACGACTGTCTACCAGTATGACTCCACCAACCCGGACGCACGAACCGCAAAGCTCCTCGCCGACCGCGCCATCCAAACCGCAGCCGGCCGACACGACGCCCTCCCCACCAAAGAAGAGTTAGTCCACGAAACCGGCTCCCGGTACATCGACTTCGTCGTGCCAGGCCTGCTGGGAATGAACTTGATGGGATCCGCCATGTGGGGCATGGGATTCGCCATCGTTGACGCGCGCCAAAAGAAACTCCTCAAGCGCCTCGTCGCCTCGCCCATGCCGCGCTGGCAGTACCTCGCATCGTTTCTCCTCTCGCGTCTGGTTATGCTCGTCATCGAAGTCGCCGCCTTCCTCGGCTTCTCCCGCCTCGTCTTCGGTGTGCCCTTCCGCGGATCGATCACGCAACTCGCACTCCTCTGCATGCTCACTTCACTAGCCTTCTCTGCCCTCGGCCTGCTCACAGCCTCCCGCGCCAAAACCATCGAAGCTGTCTCCGGCCTCATGAACTTCGTCATGTTTCCCATGTGGATCTTCTCCGGAGTCTTCTTCTCCTCCACCCGCTTTCCCGCAGTCGTCCAGCCCCTGATCCGAGCATTGCCTCTCACCGCCGCCATCGACGCCATGCGCGGCAACATGCTTCAAGGAATGAGCCTCCAACAACTCATCGCCCCAGTAGCCATCCTTCTGGCATGGCTCATCATCCCCTTCGCCATCTCCCTCCTCATCTTCCGCTGGCGCTAG
- a CDS encoding polymer-forming cytoskeletal protein: MRRLLLALAVLTVACAPAFARSSQDRAGVGSDITIADGETAGDIACAFCTVRVHGEVKGDIATFLGSVVVDSGRTISGDVASLGGDLEMGQDATVGGDVAIAAGDLKLGDGASIHGQQTVLPGRFWLLLPLAPFLILAGLIWLIVSIVRRNRYPYPVPPRGRGF, encoded by the coding sequence ATGCGTAGACTGCTCCTCGCTCTTGCTGTGTTGACTGTTGCCTGTGCACCCGCCTTCGCCCGTTCTTCGCAGGATCGCGCCGGGGTTGGAAGCGATATTACGATTGCTGATGGAGAGACGGCGGGGGATATCGCCTGCGCGTTTTGCACGGTGCGCGTGCATGGCGAGGTGAAGGGAGATATCGCGACCTTCTTGGGATCGGTGGTGGTGGATTCGGGGAGGACGATCTCGGGCGATGTGGCTTCGCTAGGCGGCGATCTCGAGATGGGTCAGGATGCGACGGTGGGCGGCGATGTTGCGATTGCTGCGGGAGACTTGAAGCTGGGCGATGGGGCGTCGATTCATGGCCAGCAGACGGTTCTGCCGGGTAGGTTCTGGCTGCTGCTGCCACTCGCACCGTTTTTGATACTCGCCGGTCTCATTTGGCTGATCGTGTCTATTGTTCGGCGTAACCGGTATCCATATCCGGTTCCTCCGCGAGGGCGCGGGTTCTAG
- a CDS encoding LIC_13387 family protein: MRAAAWFRAAAVVLLLFAVGHTYGFLAFRPDTAEGRAVWEAMNSVRFSAGSSTFSYGGFYKGFGLFISSLYLFGAWLAWTLGSMVRAGEMAARRIAWGCLCCSALELCFRCSSFRLGLRCCPRWRRCVL, encoded by the coding sequence ATGAGGGCGGCGGCGTGGTTTCGCGCTGCGGCTGTGGTGTTGCTGCTGTTTGCCGTGGGCCATACGTACGGCTTTCTGGCCTTCCGCCCGGACACGGCGGAGGGTCGTGCCGTGTGGGAGGCGATGAACAGCGTGCGCTTTTCTGCTGGGAGCTCGACGTTCAGCTATGGCGGGTTTTATAAGGGCTTTGGACTGTTTATCTCGAGCCTTTATCTCTTCGGCGCATGGCTGGCATGGACACTGGGGTCGATGGTGCGCGCCGGGGAGATGGCAGCGCGCAGGATTGCGTGGGGATGTTTGTGCTGCAGTGCTTTGGAACTGTGCTTTCGCTGCAGTTCTTTTCGGTTGGGCCTGCGGTGTTGTCCGCGCTGGCGGCGCTGTGTTTTATGA
- a CDS encoding ArsR/SmtB family transcription factor, with translation MKAYEQVQLNALGDVTRRMLLERLRRGPLPVGELARGLTVSRPAVSQHLRVLKEAKLVRDEAAGTRRYYSLDPKGFEALRKYLDNFWGEALEAFQAKVEEK, from the coding sequence GTGAAAGCTTACGAACAGGTGCAACTTAATGCTTTGGGGGATGTTACGCGGCGGATGCTGCTGGAGCGGCTTCGCCGGGGGCCGTTGCCGGTTGGCGAGCTCGCGCGTGGTCTTACGGTTAGCAGGCCTGCAGTCTCGCAGCATCTGCGGGTTTTAAAGGAGGCGAAGCTGGTGCGCGATGAGGCAGCAGGAACGCGGCGCTACTACAGTTTGGATCCGAAGGGATTTGAGGCGCTGCGAAAGTATCTGGACAACTTCTGGGGCGAGGCTCTGGAAGCATTTCAAGCGAAGGTCGAGGAGAAGTGA
- a CDS encoding valine--tRNA ligase has product MSQELPKAYDPSVIEQRWAEYWVKEHLFDVPTPETTHAAQKKFTILLPPPNVTGRLHMGHMLNQAEMDILTRWHRMRGEAALWVPGTDHAGIATQMMVERQLAAEGTSRKDLGRSAFVEKVWAWRELYGGAILDQMKRLGASVDWSREYFTMDDRLSPAVNEAFVRLYEQGLIYRGAYIVNWDPSIQTAVSDLEVEHEERVGKIYHIRYPLADGPLPDGTASIVIATTRPETMLGDVAVAVNPTDERYLALQGKLVRLPLSEINGSPAREIPILADDWAKPEFGTGAVKVTPAHDANDFAIGQRHNLPNLTILDETAHVLLPGSPYHGLDRYAAREKIVADLEALGLLVEIKEHTNSIGLSQRTGVVIEPRLSQQWFLAVNKTPTTGGDSIAAKAIAAVAQGHIKFTPEMYTKVYDEWMKNIYDWCISRQLWWGHRIPAWYCKACSAITVARTTPTHCATCNSPDLTQETDVLDTWFSSGLLPFTVFGWPNPNPDTGMPDLTPDLATFYPTDLLVTGFDILFFWVARMIMLGTHFMLDVPMPDGSPRSLENAVPFKAVYIHGLVRDADRQKMSKTKGNVINPIDIIERFGTDAVRFTLASMASPGTDIAFSEARTEGYRAFANKIWNAARFLFMNIERAKEAGIIIDLTKPKITGNPGAPSFAQFAKGGVSSEARPSSPDLPPSDSGTLNLPDNTPLETRWIFSRLSVVSAEVARALDDYRFDEAANAIYQFFWGEFCDWYLELAKLRLNFGAPSEAVTLNETNNSQAVILSGAKNPEEANATPSAKELSAAETNPTTALTLASLVTVFESALRLLSPFMPFLTEEIWHALYEGNPPAKSIALTRYPQATDFPADPVAESAMKTLQDLIVTLRGLRKELGVPEKEATPITIHAGNRVLALADANADVLAKMARVQTVEFASEPLTGSNARSTADFDVAITYERQIDVPAERERLTKDLTKYEKGLAAADKQLNNEAFTAKAPAHIIDGLRKQSTETRILYDKTKAALDALGD; this is encoded by the coding sequence ATGAGCCAGGAACTTCCAAAAGCATACGATCCGTCCGTTATCGAACAGCGCTGGGCCGAGTACTGGGTCAAAGAACATCTGTTTGACGTTCCGACCCCCGAAACTACGCACGCCGCGCAAAAGAAGTTCACCATTCTTTTGCCGCCCCCCAACGTCACCGGCCGCCTGCACATGGGCCACATGCTCAACCAGGCGGAGATGGACATCCTCACCCGCTGGCATCGCATGCGCGGCGAAGCCGCCCTCTGGGTTCCCGGCACCGACCACGCCGGCATCGCCACCCAGATGATGGTCGAGCGCCAACTCGCTGCCGAAGGCACGTCCCGCAAGGACCTCGGCCGCAGCGCCTTCGTCGAAAAGGTCTGGGCCTGGCGCGAGCTCTACGGCGGAGCCATCCTCGACCAGATGAAGCGCCTCGGCGCCTCCGTCGACTGGTCCCGCGAGTACTTCACCATGGACGACCGCCTCAGCCCCGCCGTCAACGAGGCCTTCGTCCGCCTCTACGAGCAGGGCCTCATCTATCGCGGCGCCTACATCGTCAACTGGGACCCCAGCATCCAGACCGCCGTCTCCGACCTCGAGGTCGAGCACGAAGAGCGCGTCGGCAAGATCTACCACATCCGCTATCCCTTAGCCGATGGCCCTCTGCCCGATGGAACCGCCTCGATCGTCATCGCCACCACCCGCCCCGAGACCATGCTCGGCGACGTAGCCGTAGCCGTAAACCCCACCGACGAGCGCTACCTCGCCCTGCAAGGCAAATTAGTCCGCTTACCGCTAAGCGAGATCAATGGAAGTCCCGCGCGCGAGATCCCCATCCTCGCCGACGACTGGGCTAAGCCCGAGTTCGGCACCGGCGCAGTCAAAGTCACGCCTGCGCACGACGCCAACGACTTCGCCATCGGCCAGCGCCACAACCTGCCCAACCTCACCATCCTCGACGAGACCGCGCACGTCCTCCTACCCGGCTCGCCCTACCACGGCCTCGACCGCTACGCCGCGCGAGAGAAGATCGTCGCCGACCTCGAAGCCCTTGGCCTCCTCGTCGAGATCAAGGAGCACACCAACTCCATCGGCCTCTCCCAGCGCACCGGCGTCGTCATCGAGCCCCGCCTCTCCCAGCAGTGGTTCCTTGCCGTCAACAAAACCCCCACCACCGGCGGCGACAGCATCGCAGCGAAAGCAATCGCAGCCGTCGCCCAGGGCCACATCAAATTCACCCCCGAGATGTACACGAAAGTCTACGACGAGTGGATGAAGAACATCTACGACTGGTGCATCTCCCGCCAGCTCTGGTGGGGCCATCGCATTCCAGCGTGGTACTGCAAAGCCTGTTCTGCCATTACCGTGGCGCGAACGACGCCCACCCACTGCGCCACCTGCAACTCCCCCGACCTCACCCAGGAGACCGACGTCCTCGACACCTGGTTCTCCTCCGGCCTCCTCCCCTTCACCGTCTTCGGCTGGCCCAATCCAAACCCCGACACCGGCATGCCGGACCTCACGCCCGACCTCGCCACCTTCTACCCCACCGACCTCCTCGTCACCGGCTTCGACATCCTCTTCTTCTGGGTCGCCCGCATGATCATGCTCGGCACTCACTTCATGCTCGACGTCCCCATGCCCGATGGCTCACCGCGTTCGCTTGAGAACGCCGTCCCCTTCAAAGCCGTCTACATCCACGGCCTCGTCCGCGACGCCGACCGCCAGAAGATGTCCAAGACCAAGGGCAACGTCATCAACCCCATCGACATCATCGAGCGCTTCGGCACCGACGCCGTCCGCTTCACCCTCGCGTCAATGGCCTCCCCCGGCACCGACATCGCATTCAGCGAAGCCCGCACCGAAGGCTACCGCGCCTTCGCCAACAAGATCTGGAACGCCGCCCGCTTCCTCTTCATGAACATCGAACGCGCCAAAGAAGCCGGCATCATCATCGACCTCACCAAGCCAAAAATCACCGGGAATCCGGGTGCCCCATCCTTCGCGCAGTTTGCGAAGGGTGGGGTATCGAGCGAAGCGAGACCGTCCTCGCCGGATCTCCCACCCTCCGACTCTGGAACGTTGAACCTCCCCGACAACACCCCGCTCGAGACCCGCTGGATCTTCTCTCGTCTCAGCGTAGTCTCCGCCGAAGTAGCCCGCGCCCTCGACGACTACCGCTTCGACGAAGCCGCCAACGCCATCTACCAGTTCTTCTGGGGCGAGTTCTGCGACTGGTACCTCGAACTTGCGAAACTCCGTCTCAACTTCGGCGCTCCTTCCGAAGCTGTCACTCTGAACGAAACAAACAACTCTCAAGCTGTCATTCTGAGCGGAGCGAAGAATCCCGAAGAAGCCAACGCCACCCCCTCCGCCAAAGAGCTTTCGGCCGCAGAGACAAACCCCACCACCGCCCTCACCCTTGCCTCCCTCGTCACCGTCTTCGAGAGCGCCCTCCGCCTCCTCAGCCCCTTCATGCCCTTCCTCACCGAAGAGATCTGGCACGCCCTCTACGAAGGCAACCCACCAGCAAAATCCATCGCGCTCACCCGCTACCCGCAGGCCACCGACTTCCCCGCCGACCCCGTAGCCGAGAGCGCCATGAAGACGTTGCAGGACCTCATCGTCACCTTACGCGGCCTGCGCAAAGAACTCGGCGTCCCCGAAAAAGAAGCAACACCAATCACCATCCACGCAGGCAATCGTGTCCTCGCATTAGCCGATGCCAACGCCGACGTCCTCGCCAAGATGGCCCGCGTACAAACAGTCGAATTCGCCAGCGAACCACTCACCGGCTCGAACGCCCGCTCCACCGCCGACTTCGACGTAGCCATAACCTACGAACGCCAGATAGACGTCCCCGCAGAACGCGAACGACTCACCAAAGACCTCACCAAGTACGAAAAGGGCCTAGCCGCCGCTGACAAGCAGCTAAACAACGAAGCCTTCACAGCCAAAGCGCCCGCCCACATCATCGACGGCCTGCGCAAACAGTCCACCGAAACCCGCATCCTCTACGACAAAACCAAAGCCGCCTTAGACGCTCTCGGCGATTGA
- a CDS encoding SRPBCC family protein, with product MPERQLMMDEATLLADSQELEPVRKSVRVKAEVARAFRVFTEEMDSWWPRTHHIGSSPMKRVVVEGKPMGAIYSEQEDGTNCPWGSVLTWEPPHLFVMAWQIRPDWQFEPDLSRCSEVEVRFTPADDGTTLVELEHRHMKRHGAGWSKMHEQVNSGWVGVMERFAAKADEWV from the coding sequence ATGCCGGAGAGACAACTGATGATGGATGAAGCGACGCTGCTGGCGGACTCGCAGGAGTTGGAGCCCGTGCGGAAGAGTGTTCGCGTGAAGGCAGAGGTTGCGCGCGCGTTTCGGGTGTTTACGGAGGAGATGGATAGCTGGTGGCCGCGGACGCACCACATTGGCAGCTCACCGATGAAGCGTGTGGTGGTGGAGGGCAAGCCGATGGGCGCGATCTATTCCGAGCAGGAGGATGGGACGAACTGTCCGTGGGGTTCGGTGTTGACGTGGGAGCCTCCACATCTTTTTGTTATGGCGTGGCAGATTCGTCCGGACTGGCAGTTCGAACCGGATCTGAGCAGGTGTAGTGAGGTGGAGGTGCGATTTACTCCGGCGGATGATGGCACGACGCTGGTGGAGCTGGAGCATCGCCACATGAAGCGACACGGTGCGGGCTGGTCGAAGATGCACGAGCAGGTGAACTCCGGCTGGGTCGGCGTGATGGAGCGGTTTGCGGCGAAGGCGGATGAGTGGGTATGA
- a CDS encoding ABC transporter ATP-binding protein, producing MSSTAKPTPQAPSLHLRGVRKAFAEVVAVNGLDLEVTSGECFGLLGPNGAGKTTTIEICEGLTAPDSGVVELLGLNWSTHAEELRQRIGLQLQETQFSEKMTVEETLRLFRSFFRRGITVEDSIKTAQLEEKRSARVGTLSGGQKQRLAMACALVGDPELLFLDEPTTGLDPQARRNLWDLLDRLKQEGRTIILTTHYMDEAERLCDRVAIMDHGRIIALDTPPKLIASVGGEHIVEFAATSQDNGATGANGAAAVDPALLTAIDGVESHRLTAGIHQLSVRELHTAVPKIFSVLASQGLHLDEFRTHSATLEDVFVALTGRNLRDE from the coding sequence ATGAGTTCTACGGCCAAGCCGACGCCCCAGGCGCCCTCCCTCCACCTGCGCGGAGTCCGCAAGGCCTTCGCCGAGGTCGTCGCCGTCAACGGTCTCGATCTCGAGGTCACATCCGGCGAGTGCTTCGGTCTGCTCGGGCCAAACGGCGCCGGCAAAACCACTACCATCGAGATCTGCGAAGGCCTCACCGCACCCGACAGCGGCGTCGTCGAACTCCTCGGTCTCAACTGGAGCACACACGCCGAAGAACTGCGCCAGCGCATCGGCCTCCAACTCCAGGAGACCCAGTTCTCCGAGAAGATGACCGTCGAAGAGACCCTGCGCCTCTTCCGCAGCTTCTTTCGCCGCGGCATCACCGTCGAAGACTCCATCAAAACCGCCCAGCTCGAAGAGAAGCGCAGCGCCCGCGTAGGCACTCTCTCCGGCGGCCAGAAGCAGCGACTCGCCATGGCCTGCGCGCTCGTCGGCGACCCCGAGCTGCTCTTCCTCGACGAGCCCACCACCGGCCTCGATCCCCAGGCACGCCGCAACCTCTGGGATCTCCTCGACCGCCTCAAGCAGGAGGGCCGCACCATCATCCTCACCACCCACTACATGGACGAGGCCGAGCGCCTCTGCGACCGCGTCGCGATCATGGACCACGGCCGCATCATCGCGCTCGACACCCCGCCGAAGCTCATCGCCTCCGTCGGCGGAGAACACATCGTAGAGTTCGCCGCCACCAGCCAGGACAACGGAGCAACCGGAGCAAACGGAGCCGCCGCAGTCGATCCAGCCCTGCTGACAGCCATCGACGGAGTAGAGTCACACCGCCTCACCGCCGGAATCCACCAGCTCTCCGTGCGCGAGCTCCACACCGCAGTCCCGAAGATCTTCTCCGTACTCGCCTCGCAGGGGCTTCACCTCGACGAGTTCCGCACCCACTCGGCCACGCTCGAAGATGTCTTCGTAGCCCTCACCGGAAGGAACCTCCGCGATGAATAA
- a CDS encoding ATP-binding response regulator, giving the protein MSRVLIIGSHTPISREIGRALTAAHLPTVYSAGPADALRRLRTRRFDVVITSADSDIDENLALLEEMRSIRPELKCIVLAQHSTPDKVIAALKARVFGCFTPPFDTQEIAAMVASAASDNHSRDDIEILSARPGWVSIRANCRLVTAERLLSFAKELSAQLPEDARQEIIQAFREILMNAMEHGAKFNPEQVVEVNAIRTARTMVFRVRDPGTGFQKESLAHAAIGNPATDPTAHILLRKEQGMRAGGYGLLLASGTVDELIYNAIGNEVILIKYLDTTANNEKP; this is encoded by the coding sequence ATGAGTCGAGTTCTCATCATCGGAAGTCACACCCCGATCAGCCGCGAGATCGGCCGCGCACTCACTGCCGCTCACTTGCCCACGGTGTATTCGGCAGGCCCCGCCGATGCGCTCAGGCGGTTGCGTACCCGGCGCTTCGACGTCGTCATTACCAGCGCCGATAGCGATATCGATGAGAACCTCGCGCTCCTCGAAGAGATGCGCTCCATCAGGCCCGAACTGAAGTGCATCGTCCTCGCGCAACACAGTACCCCCGACAAGGTCATCGCCGCCCTGAAAGCCCGGGTCTTCGGCTGTTTCACGCCTCCCTTCGACACTCAGGAGATCGCGGCCATGGTCGCCAGTGCGGCTTCCGACAACCACTCGCGAGACGACATCGAAATCCTCTCGGCCCGTCCCGGTTGGGTCTCCATCCGCGCCAACTGCCGCCTCGTCACCGCCGAGCGCCTTCTCTCCTTCGCGAAGGAACTCAGCGCCCAACTCCCCGAAGATGCGAGACAGGAGATCATCCAGGCCTTCCGCGAGATTCTTATGAACGCCATGGAACACGGAGCGAAGTTCAATCCCGAACAGGTCGTCGAAGTGAACGCCATTCGCACCGCCCGCACCATGGTCTTCCGTGTGCGCGACCCCGGCACCGGCTTCCAGAAGGAATCCCTCGCCCACGCGGCCATCGGAAATCCCGCTACCGATCCCACGGCCCACATCCTGCTACGCAAGGAACAGGGGATGCGCGCCGGAGGATACGGTCTTCTTCTAGCAAGCGGCACCGTCGACGAGCTAATCTACAACGCAATCGGCAACGAAGTAATACTCATCAAGTACCTGGATACAACCGCGAACAACGAGAAGCCCTGA
- a CDS encoding PP2C family protein-serine/threonine phosphatase translates to MRLSLFSVLLVPLALLSLFLCAASGLHAQNFNLQTGREPVASLDGLWRFHIGDDPAWADPNFDDSQWPLLRSDEAPGQQGYKNYSGFAWYRFTVVVPDGSRNWSINLGPMETGYQLFVDGRLAGSFGPILSSLNYAVLSRVFALSPAATAGPRTFHIAIRTWHLPAWADYVPGGFGVFGSSYFGDSRLIAQRAATARSLQWNGLVNEYTYAVLSTLVGLVMLVLFFIRREEREYLWFALLLLANAIDIGLSFGQVLALMPLPVFDFIDGLVRSAALFAAMAFFSIVLRAPRSKAWWLIAALLLINPLGIFLYVFNINITSVGIASLIATLSVLPATVWILVTLLRRALQRDRDALILLVPTLLWQGFPFIDNLLLITWQLGWQRWASHWTFALLTKPFVLLPGPAVGTVFIFALLLFLIRRFSLARQEGARLASEFESARNIQSLLFPAKPLATPGFAIESVYLPASEVGGDFFQIMPANDGSLLVVVGDVSGKGLKAAMTVGSIIGALRGCPVRRPDEVLAHLNRVLHGQITGFVICTAALIAANGNMTLANAGNLPPYRNGQELEIESGLPLGITPDAYYSENTFQLNPHDRLTFVSDGVVEATNERRELFGFHRTQAISTQSASAIAEAAKQFGQSDDITVLTLTLTPSLKASPR, encoded by the coding sequence ATGAGACTCTCGCTATTCTCTGTGCTGCTGGTGCCGCTAGCCTTGTTGTCGCTCTTCCTCTGCGCGGCCTCTGGACTTCATGCCCAGAACTTCAACCTGCAAACCGGACGCGAGCCCGTCGCCTCCCTCGATGGCCTCTGGCGTTTTCACATCGGAGACGATCCCGCATGGGCCGACCCGAACTTCGACGATTCGCAATGGCCTCTGCTCCGGTCCGATGAGGCTCCTGGCCAACAGGGCTATAAGAACTACAGCGGATTCGCATGGTATCGCTTCACCGTAGTGGTGCCTGACGGTAGCAGGAATTGGTCCATCAATTTAGGGCCCATGGAAACGGGCTATCAGCTCTTCGTCGACGGACGTCTCGCCGGTTCATTCGGCCCAATCCTCAGTTCTCTGAACTACGCCGTTTTAAGCCGCGTCTTTGCCCTATCCCCCGCCGCAACCGCCGGCCCGCGTACGTTTCACATTGCCATCCGCACCTGGCACCTTCCGGCCTGGGCAGATTATGTGCCGGGAGGGTTTGGGGTTTTCGGTAGCAGCTATTTCGGAGACTCTCGCCTCATCGCACAACGTGCGGCGACGGCCAGATCGCTGCAGTGGAACGGGCTCGTCAACGAATACACCTATGCCGTGCTCAGCACGCTCGTCGGCCTCGTCATGCTCGTCTTGTTTTTCATCCGCCGCGAAGAACGTGAATATCTATGGTTCGCGCTGCTTCTACTGGCGAACGCGATAGACATCGGACTGAGCTTCGGTCAGGTACTTGCTCTGATGCCTTTGCCGGTCTTTGATTTTATCGATGGCTTAGTGCGATCGGCTGCTCTCTTTGCTGCCATGGCTTTTTTCTCCATCGTGCTGCGCGCGCCGCGCTCCAAAGCATGGTGGCTCATTGCCGCGTTGTTGCTCATCAATCCGCTAGGGATTTTTCTTTACGTCTTCAATATCAATATCACCTCCGTGGGAATTGCCAGCTTGATTGCCACGCTGTCTGTGCTCCCTGCCACCGTCTGGATTCTCGTAACCCTGCTTAGGCGCGCGCTCCAACGCGATCGCGACGCGCTCATCCTGCTTGTTCCTACTCTGCTCTGGCAGGGATTTCCCTTCATCGACAACCTCCTCCTCATCACGTGGCAACTGGGCTGGCAGCGTTGGGCGTCACACTGGACTTTCGCTTTGCTAACCAAACCGTTCGTGCTGTTGCCTGGTCCAGCCGTCGGTACAGTCTTCATCTTTGCGCTTCTTCTATTTCTGATTCGGCGCTTCTCGCTCGCTCGGCAGGAGGGGGCGCGCCTTGCAAGTGAATTCGAATCTGCCCGCAACATTCAATCGCTGCTCTTCCCGGCAAAGCCGCTTGCTACCCCCGGTTTTGCCATCGAAAGCGTCTATCTTCCCGCCAGTGAAGTAGGCGGTGACTTCTTCCAGATCATGCCCGCCAACGACGGCTCTCTGCTCGTTGTCGTCGGAGACGTCAGCGGCAAGGGCCTCAAAGCTGCAATGACCGTCGGCAGCATCATCGGCGCGCTGCGTGGCTGCCCAGTGCGAAGACCCGACGAAGTCCTCGCTCACCTCAACCGCGTTCTCCACGGCCAGATAACAGGCTTCGTTATCTGCACCGCCGCGCTTATCGCCGCCAATGGCAACATGACCCTAGCCAACGCCGGAAACCTCCCGCCCTACCGCAATGGGCAAGAACTAGAGATTGAATCCGGTCTGCCACTTGGTATCACGCCGGATGCTTATTATTCCGAAAACACATTCCAGCTCAATCCACACGACCGCCTCACCTTCGTATCGGACGGAGTCGTAGAAGCCACGAACGAACGTCGCGAACTCTTCGGGTTCCACCGAACCCAGGCCATCAGCACCCAATCTGCAAGCGCCATCGCCGAAGCCGCAAAGCAATTCGGCCAGAGCGACGACATCACCGTACTTACCCTCACGCTCACGCCCTCTCTGAAAGCATCGCCCCGATAG